The Humulus lupulus chromosome 3, drHumLupu1.1, whole genome shotgun sequence genome window below encodes:
- the LOC133822078 gene encoding uncharacterized protein LOC133822078, with translation MKVFDILKETLTIFYKNINFVFFTILTSLPLFCFLIYYETFLQKFLLKSTESLPLRNTSSYIRPYSSLGDSWFLPVDIVRNLNKYHFNELIQMGFLYLVPLHLLELCSLLVTVDLSSKIYREDKALTFMDMLHLRIDKARLRGTVITFLYVVFVSTCTLLGFIWLLLTSSAVFRIFTHENVIVLNNLVWVSSLGFYLFDHLLYGSNLLLLVIIYLPWCAIWNLGLVISILEGMSGIKALGSAAYLSLRNTQNGVSLVLIFTIWELGLRALCLYFGCYETWIGIVGLISLLCLGNALKWVSFVVYFQDCIRRISRKKTSQEQGLDMTG, from the coding sequence ATGAAGGTCTTTGATATCCTCAAAGAAACTCTCACCATTTTTTACAAAAACATTAACTTTGTCTTCTTCACCATTCTAACCTCCCTTCCTCTCTTTTGTTTCTTGATTTACTATGAAACCTTCCTACAAAAGTTCCTGTTAAAGAGCACTGAAAGTCTCCCACTACGAAACACGAGCTCTTATATTCGTCCTTATTCTTCATTGGGTGACTCATGGTTTCTACCAGTTGATATAGTTAGAAACTTAAACAAGTACCATTTTAATGAGCTTATTCAAATGGGTTTTCTCTACTTGGTCCCACTTCATCTCCTAGAGCTCTGTAGCCTACTTGTCACTGTTGATTTGTCTTCAAAGATTTATAGAGAAGACAAAGCATTGACATTTATGGATATGTTGCATCTAAGGATCGACAAAGCAAGATTGCGAGGCACTGTTATTACGTTCCTCTATGTTGTGTTCGTGTCTACATGTACTCTCCTCGGATTTATATGGTTACTATTAACCTCCTCTGCTGTTTTCAGGATCTTCACACATGAAAATGTAATTGTTTTGAATAATTTGGTATGGGTGTCTTCATTGGGATTTTATCTTTTCGATCATCTATTATATGGGTCAAATCTCTTGTTACTGGTGATAATTTACTTGCCTTGGTGTGCTATATGGAACTTGGGTCTTGTGATTTCAATCTTGGAAGGGATGAGTGGGATCAAAGCTTTAGGTTCAGCAGCTTATCTTAGCCTAAGAAATACTCAGAATGGAGTTAGTTTGGTGCTTATTTTCACTATTTGGGAATTGGGTTTGAGGGCACTATGCCTCTATTTTGGCTGCTATGAAACATGGATTGGGATTGTTGGTTTGATCAGTTTGTTATGCTTGGGAAATGCACTTAAATGGGTCTCTTTTGTGGTGTACTTTCAAGATTGCATAAGGCGAATTTCTAGGAAGAAAACTAGTCAGGAACAAGGTTTAGACATGACAGGGTAA
- the LOC133823637 gene encoding uncharacterized protein LOC133823637 has translation MVKLMDKYKFKHSFSASYNPSSNGQAEAFNKVLCKIMEKTATKNKRDWHERLPEALWAYRTTVRTATGCTPYNLVFGSEAVLSSEVQIPSLRIATQLTTQDENVQVCLAELEALDEKRLAVQ, from the coding sequence ATGGTCAAATTGATGGATAAGTACAAATTCAAGCACAGTTTTTCGGCTAGTTATAATCCGTCTTCAAATGGTCAAGCAGAAGCATTTAATAAGGTGTTATGTAAAATCATGGAGAAAACAGCGACAAAGAATAAGAGGGATTGGCATGAACGCCTTCCAGAAGCTttatgggcttatagaaccacTGTAAGGACTGCGACTGGTTGTACACCTTATAACTTGGTGTTTGGGTCTGAAGCAGTTTTATCTTCGGAGGTCCAAATACCTTCATTAAGAATTGCTACTCAACTAACAACCCAAGATGAAAATGTGCAAGTCTGCTTAGCCGAGCTTGAAGCATTAGATGAAAAACGACTTGCTGTTCAATAA
- the LOC133823638 gene encoding uncharacterized protein LOC133823638, with protein sequence MNPLKCAFGVTSGKFLGFIVRHRGIETDPAKIKEILEMPPPRNLRQLRGLQGRLAYIRRFISNLSGRCQPFSRLMQKNVPFIWDEACQNAFESIKKYLLHPPVLRAPILGKPLILYITSLDRSLGALLAQNNEEGKDVALYYLSRTLVGAEQNYPPIEKVCLALIFAVTKLRHYLLSHPVTLVSKADPLRYILSKPVLSRRLAKWSMILSEFEINFVRQKAIKGQALADFLAAHPIPDDMELREDLPDEEVFTVDTSSWQLYFDVAAKNSGAGAGIVFVTPSGGLIPYSFHILAICTNNVAEYEALVIGLEVALEMKIQSLEVFGDSLLVIKQINGEFVVKHENLIPYHEKAKYLLGQFQDITLNHIPRSKNGKADALANLAASLTLPKERDIQITIGEHHVLSQSTESVEEENTVNLITFLDNVNENDWHQPIKDYIQKGVLLEDLKKRVDVRRRVPRFVVFNDTLYKRSFDGILLRCLSKEEAAHALRETHAGTCGTHQAGPKLSAQLKRLGYYWPTMVQDAINFAKCCKLCQLHGDFIHQPPQPLHPSILSWPFETWGMDVIGPSTPPSSKAHKYIFSITDYFSKWAEAVPLKEVRAEDVADFIRTHVIYRYRVP encoded by the coding sequence ATGAAccctttaaaatgtgcatttgggGTAACATCAGGAAAGTTCCTTGGGTTTATCGTCAGACATCGAGGAATTGAAACCGACCCTGCAAAAATCAAAGAAATCTTGGAAATGCCTCCCCCTCGTAACTTACGTCAACTACGTGGACTACAAGGAAGACTTGCATATATCCGAAGGTTCATCTCAAACCTGTCCGGTAGATGTCAACCTTTTTCGAGATTGATGCAGAAAAATGTCCCATTCATTTGGGATGAGGCATGCCAAAATGCTTTTGAAAGTATTAAGAAATACCTGTTACACCCACCAGTGTTGAGAGCTCCAATCTTAGGAAAGCCATTGATATTATATATCACCTCACTTGACCGCTCCTTGGGAGCCTTGCTGGCGCAGAACAATGAGGAGGGAAAAGATGTGGCCCTTTACTACCTAAGTAGAACTTTAGTAGGGGCAGAACAAAACTACCCTCCAATCGAGAAAGTGTGCTTGGCTTTAATTTTTGCCGTCACAAAATTACGGCATTATTTACTCTCACACCCTGTGACTTTAGTGTCAAAAGCTGACCCCTTAAGATATATTCTATCAAAGCCCGTGTTGTCTAGACGACTGGCTAAATGGTCTATGATTTTGTCAGAATTTGAAATCAACTTTGTCCGGCAAaaagcaataaaagggcaagcattGGCGGATTTTCTAGCAGCACACCCAATTCCAGACGATATGGAGTTGCGAGAAGATCTTCCAGACGAAGAAGTTTTCACGGTTGATACTTCATCATGGCAATTATACTTTGATGTGGCAGCAAAAAATAGTGGGGCAGGTGCTGGAATTGTCTTTGTGACACCGTCGGGAGGCCTGATACCTTACTCTTTCCATATTCTAGCTATATGCACCAATAATGTagcagaatacgaagcattaGTTATCGGCCTTGAAGTTGCACTCGAAATGAAAATACAATCATTGGAAGTATTTGGCGATTCCCTCTTGGTCATTAAACAAATTAATGGTGAATTTGTAGTCAAGCACGAGAATTTAATCCCTTACCACGAAAAGGCTAAATATTTGCTTGGTCAATTTCAAGATATAACTCTAAATCATATCCCTAGATCAAAAAATGGTAAAGCTGATGCGTTAGCTAATTTAGCTGCTTCGTTAACACTTCCTAAAGAAAGGGATATCCAAATTACCATAGGGGAGCACCATGTACTATCCCAATCCACGGAAAGCgttgaagaagaaaatacagTCAACTTGATAACTTTCCTGGACAACGTAAATGAAAACGACTGGCATCAACCAATCAAAGACTACATCCAAAAAGGAGTCTTGCTAGAAGACTTGAAGAAAAGAGTGGATGTAAGAAGAAGAGTGCCTCGATTTGTGGTCTTTAATGACACATTGTACAAGCGTTCATTCGATGGGATATTGTTGAGATGTCTCTCGAAAGAAGAGGCAGCACATGCACTTAGAGAAACTCATGCCGGTACATGTGGCACCCATCAAGCTGGCCCAAAACTGTCAGCTCAATTAAAGCGGTTGGGTTACTATTGGCCTACTATGGTTCAAGATGCGATTAATTTTGCTAAATGTTGTAAGTTGTGCCAATTACATGGAGATTTCATCCACCAACCCCCTCAACCACTCCATCCTTCTATACTGTCATGGCCTTTCGAAACATGGGGAATGGACGTCATTGGTCCTTCTACACCACCTTCTTCCAAAGCCcacaaatatattttttccatTACAGATTACTTctccaaatgggccgaagccgtaCCACTAAAAGAAGTACGGGCAGAAGATGTCGCTGATTTTATAAGGACTCACGTAATTTATCGATACAGGGTTCCTTAA